In the Natrinema amylolyticum genome, TCTCCGTCGAGGGTGTCGCCCGCTCGCTGCGGTACCAGTACGGCGACGCGCGCGGGGTGCACGTCCCCTCGCCGAACTCGTCGGAGTGGACTATCGAGGTCGACGAGTCGGTTCCCGACGAGCGTCCCTACGTCACCGGCGCGGTCGTCCGCGACGTGGACTTGGACGAGGAGAGCCTCGAGTCGCTGATCCAGCTCCAGGAGAAGCTTCACGCGACGATGGGGCGCAAGCGTGCGAAGGGCGCGATCGGGATCCACGACCTGACGATGCTGAAGGGGACCGCCGTAACGGAGGGGAACCCGACGATCCAGTACGTCGGCGTCGAACCCGACGAGGACCGGTTCGTCCCCCTCGATTCCGATCGGGAGATGACGCCGGCCGACGTGCTCGAGGACCACCAGACGGGGCAGACCTACGCCGATCTGGTCAGCGAGTACGAGCGCTATCCGGCGATCTACGACAGTATCGGCCTGTTCTCGTTCCCGCCGGTGATCAACGGTCGGCGTACCGAGGTCTCGACGGACTCGCGGGACCTGTTCGTCGAGATGACGGGCACTGACCAGTGGACGATCGACAAGATGCTGAACATCGTCTGCTACGCGCTGTCGGCCCGCGGGGCCACGCTCGAGGAGGTGCGGGTCGAGTACCCCGATCACGAGGTCGTCAGACCGGACCTCTCGATGAAGACGAAGACGGTCGCCCACGACCGCATCGAGACCATCCTCGGCATCGGGCTCGGTCCCGACGAGGTGATCGATTTGGCCGAGCGCTCGGGCCTCAAGGCCGAAAAGGAGGAAAACGAGGACGGCGAGCTCGTCTACGAGGTGACGATCCCGCCCTATCGCGTCGACGTGCTCCACCCCCTGGACGTTATCGACGACCTCGGGCGGGCCTACGGCTTCAACGAACTCGAGCCCCGCTATCCCGACGTGGGAACCGTCGGCGGCCGCCACGAGCGCTCTCGACTCGAGAACGCCGCCCGCACCCAGCTCGTCGGACAGGGCTTCGAGGACCTGCTGAACTTCCACATGATCAGCGAGGGGGAGAACTACGACCGCCTCGATATCTCGCCCGGCGACGACGTCTACGGGGCCGGCGAGCCGGCGACCATCAAAGAACCCTACAGCGAGGACTTCACCATGTTGCGGACCTGGGTCATGCCGTCGCTGCTGATGGTCCTCGAGCGGAACACCCACCGCTCCTACCCGCAGAACCTCGCCGAGATCGGCTTCGCGGCCGAGGTCGACGAGAGCGAAAATATGGGCGTCGCGGAGGGCCGCCGCGTCGGGGCCGTCCTCGCCCACCACGAAGCCGGTTACGAGGACGCCAAGGCCCGGCTGCAGGCGCTCGCCCGCAACTTCGACGTCGATCTCGAGACGCCGCCGACCGACCACCCAACCTTCATTTCGGGTCGAACGGCAGCGGTCGTCATCGACGGCGAGGAAGTCGGCGTGATCGGCGAGGTCCACCCGAAGGTGCTCGTTGAGCACGATCTCGAGGTGCCGGTGTCGGCCTTCGAGTTCGACCTCGAGGCACTCCGATAGGGCCGCGAGCGAAGCGAACGACTCTTCGTCCGAATTCACCGGATCTCGCCGTAGGTCCGGACGAGCTCCCCCTCGCGATAGCGCCGCTGCTCGAACCCGAGGGCGTTGCACACGAGCGTATGCCCCATGAACGAGAGAGAGTAGTCGGCCATGCCGAACGGATGCAGGACCGTCTGTTGTGCGGGCGGCAGAATCGATCCGAGAACGTTGATCTCGGCGTCGCCCGCCGCGAGGGTCCCGGCGCTGACGCCGCCGCCGGTCGTTCCGGCGGCGCGACCGCCGGCCGCGTCGAACGCGTCGCCGTCGATGATCGTCGCCGGCTGGTCGACCCCGGTGGTGTACCCGAGTTGCGGGCCCTTCCACATCTCCTGCTGTCGCGGGCGGACGCCATCGAGCAGCGGATGATCGAAGTCCCTGTCCGCGAGGTTCGCGAACTGGACCTCGACGGTCTCGAGGTCGTCGGGATCGATCGCCGCCGCGTCGCCGACGTCGAGCGCGCCGAGCAGGTGTACGCCCGTATCGGTCAGCACGAGGTCGCCGCCGGCCTCGACGAACGACTCGATCGCGGCGACGTACTGCGGGTCGTCGAGACCCGCGTCGTGGGAGACGACCAGTTTGTCGTAGCGGCGCTTCCCGGAGTTGCCCCGAAGCAATCGACCGTTGCCAACGTCGTGGACCCGGAGCCCGTCCATGTCGCCGTCCTCGAGGTGATCGGAGAGATCGGCAAAGAACTGCATCGGATTGACCGTATACTCGCGTTGCTCGTAGCCGAGTACCGCTCGCGGATCGGGATACTCGTCGTCGGTGTCCAGCACGGTCATCTCGACCTCGATGTCGGCGTCGCTCTCGACCTCAACGTCCCACCGGCCGGCGTCGGGTCGATGGCGGAACCACCCCTCGAAGTCGTGAGGCCGGGGCGTCGAGGTGTCCGGGTCCGCCTTCGCGGCGAGATCGATCTCGTGAACGACCGTTCCGGCGGGGTCGGTGACGCGAATGTGACCGTCGGTCGCGTCGCCGACGCCGGTAAACCGGACCGACAGCGAGTGAGACGATTCCGTCGCCTCGGTGCCGACGGTCTCCCGATCGGCGGGGCCGGGCTGGACGACCTCGTGACGACGACGGACCTCGGCCGCGCGGCTCCGGCCGGGTCCGCGGCCCTCGCCGGGACGCTCGTCGGTGTACGGGAGATCGGCGGACGAGCGCGTGAGTTCGTCAGTCGTCACGTATGCGGTGTCCTGACCGCCGGTCGCGACGGTCGCATCGGTGTCTGTCGCGGTCATCTCGGCGTACTCGCGCATCGAGATTCGGTAGGCGGTGACCAGGTGGCGTTCGATGTAGGGTTTCCACTGGATCCGGGCTTCCGAGAAGTGGTTCGCGAAGATGATCTCGGGTGCGACCGTGACGGCCCCGAGCCCGCCGAACTCCTCCGGCTGTCCGGCCCATCCGAGGAACGCGCCGGTCACTTGGTACGCGAGGGAGTCGTAGATCGTGCCGTAATCGAACAGTCCGTCGGGGACGTACCCCGAGACGCCGTACTGCTCCTCGCACGCGCGCTCGATGTCGTCCGCGATCGCCTCGATGCCGCCCCAGTGGGCTTCCATCCCCTCGCCGATGCGGACGTTGACCTCGTCGAGGTCGTGGGTCCCGTCGTGATCGAACGGGGCGTTCGTCTCGAGGTTGAACACCATGTGATCAGCGGTGTACATCCCGTGGTAGTCACAGAGGTACTCCACGTTCTCGTACTCGCGGAAGTGATCGACGATCGCCAGCGAGTCCGGGACCACGTCGTAATACTCGTCGGGTGCATCGTCGGGCTCGGCGGGCCAGAACGCCGGATCGACCCATCCCATCGTCGGGTACTGCCGATTGGTGTCGACGCCGGCCGCGTTCCCGCGCCGGAAGTTGATCTGGGTCTCCCCTCGCGGAATGTCGAACACGGGGTCGCGCGCCACCCAGCCGTCGGGGTTCGTGAACACGAAGACGAACGCGATGTCGTCGAGTAGGCCCTCGAAGCCGTCGGCTTCGCCTCGAGCGAGGTCCTCGACGAGCCGAGCGCCGGTCTCGACGCCCGCTCGCTCGTCGCCGTGAATCGAGAGGGAGTAGACTACCTTCTCCTTCTCGGCGAACGACGCCTCGTCCCGGACGTCGTTCGTGACGTCGACGACGTAGATGTCCTGCGGATCGGGACTCTCGCCGGTGTACCGGTTCGGCCAGCCCGGCGATTCTTCGAGGGCGTGGACGCGCACGCGGTCGGAGAAGTCCGCCTCGAGGCGGGCGAGCCCCTGGCCAACCTCGCGGTAGGAGACGAACTCCCGGGCTTCCTCGACCGGCGGGAAGACGTCCTCGGCATAGGGCTCCTCGAGTTTCCACCACGGGTTCGCGCCGGGAGAGAAGTCCATCAGTTCGATCCCGTCCCGCTCGAGCACGTCCGCGACCTCGTCGGCGGTGAGACGCGCGTGCGCCGCCGGCGTCGGCGATTCTCGGGTTACCGCCTTCGGCGCATGGGAGAGGTCCGGGCCGGGGGTCTCCTCGTATTCGGCCGCGAAGGCCTCGAGCGCGGTTTGGTCAGCAAACTCGATGACGGTCGCCGCCTCGTACTCCGCCGGGGTATGGTTGACGACGAACTCGTACTCGTCGGTCATCGGTTCGCCGCGGACGTCCGCGGTAGCGGAACCGGGGAGCGCGAGCGCTGCTCCCGTCGCCGCGGAGAGTGACAGGAACGTCCGTCGGTCGATGGCGCTGCCGGCGAACGCGTCGTCCGAACACCGGTCGGCAGCGTCGTCGGTCGAACGGTCAGCGGATCGTCGCGGTTGCGTATGGTATGGTCCGTTTGACATTACCGATCGTGGGGATACCCCACGTCCACGGCCCACAATGATCTGGAATAAATATGGTAACGAACGAGTGAATGTCTCTGAGACGCGTATATTTATGTAGTTGGTGGGAAGGGGTTGGGAAACCCACAGACGATATTCGAGACCGTCAAGGCAGGTAATGACGGCACAGAACTGTCGAATTACGCCTATTGGCGTAAAAAACGATACCTGACAGTAGCGAAACGACTGCCGGGCCGTTCGAGACGCTCGAGAGAAGAAGACCGTCCCCTAGAACTCG is a window encoding:
- a CDS encoding M14 family metallopeptidase; translation: MSNGPYHTQPRRSADRSTDDAADRCSDDAFAGSAIDRRTFLSLSAATGAALALPGSATADVRGEPMTDEYEFVVNHTPAEYEAATVIEFADQTALEAFAAEYEETPGPDLSHAPKAVTRESPTPAAHARLTADEVADVLERDGIELMDFSPGANPWWKLEEPYAEDVFPPVEEAREFVSYREVGQGLARLEADFSDRVRVHALEESPGWPNRYTGESPDPQDIYVVDVTNDVRDEASFAEKEKVVYSLSIHGDERAGVETGARLVEDLARGEADGFEGLLDDIAFVFVFTNPDGWVARDPVFDIPRGETQINFRRGNAAGVDTNRQYPTMGWVDPAFWPAEPDDAPDEYYDVVPDSLAIVDHFREYENVEYLCDYHGMYTADHMVFNLETNAPFDHDGTHDLDEVNVRIGEGMEAHWGGIEAIADDIERACEEQYGVSGYVPDGLFDYGTIYDSLAYQVTGAFLGWAGQPEEFGGLGAVTVAPEIIFANHFSEARIQWKPYIERHLVTAYRISMREYAEMTATDTDATVATGGQDTAYVTTDELTRSSADLPYTDERPGEGRGPGRSRAAEVRRRHEVVQPGPADRETVGTEATESSHSLSVRFTGVGDATDGHIRVTDPAGTVVHEIDLAAKADPDTSTPRPHDFEGWFRHRPDAGRWDVEVESDADIEVEMTVLDTDDEYPDPRAVLGYEQREYTVNPMQFFADLSDHLEDGDMDGLRVHDVGNGRLLRGNSGKRRYDKLVVSHDAGLDDPQYVAAIESFVEAGGDLVLTDTGVHLLGALDVGDAAAIDPDDLETVEVQFANLADRDFDHPLLDGVRPRQQEMWKGPQLGYTTGVDQPATIIDGDAFDAAGGRAAGTTGGGVSAGTLAAGDAEINVLGSILPPAQQTVLHPFGMADYSLSFMGHTLVCNALGFEQRRYREGELVRTYGEIR
- the pheT gene encoding phenylalanine--tRNA ligase subunit beta, coding for MPTVDIDPDELRDLTGHDEKSDEELQEDLFGLGLEFEGRTEDGAFELEFAPDRLDRLSVEGVARSLRYQYGDARGVHVPSPNSSEWTIEVDESVPDERPYVTGAVVRDVDLDEESLESLIQLQEKLHATMGRKRAKGAIGIHDLTMLKGTAVTEGNPTIQYVGVEPDEDRFVPLDSDREMTPADVLEDHQTGQTYADLVSEYERYPAIYDSIGLFSFPPVINGRRTEVSTDSRDLFVEMTGTDQWTIDKMLNIVCYALSARGATLEEVRVEYPDHEVVRPDLSMKTKTVAHDRIETILGIGLGPDEVIDLAERSGLKAEKEENEDGELVYEVTIPPYRVDVLHPLDVIDDLGRAYGFNELEPRYPDVGTVGGRHERSRLENAARTQLVGQGFEDLLNFHMISEGENYDRLDISPGDDVYGAGEPATIKEPYSEDFTMLRTWVMPSLLMVLERNTHRSYPQNLAEIGFAAEVDESENMGVAEGRRVGAVLAHHEAGYEDAKARLQALARNFDVDLETPPTDHPTFISGRTAAVVIDGEEVGVIGEVHPKVLVEHDLEVPVSAFEFDLEALR